A portion of the Paenibacillus hamazuiensis genome contains these proteins:
- a CDS encoding phosphosulfolactate synthase — protein MEVTSRLDWHPQLSDPTGARNVKPRTLGKTMVIDKGLGLHALQDLMDTAADYIDLLKIGFGTSPLYKKSLLKTKIDLAKANNIVVYPGGTFLEVAIRQNAIDSFFDMVAYFGFNGIEVSDGTIEIDRNLRNELISRGKESDLTVFTEYGKKCWGSTIELEELIETVTIDMEQGADLVTIEGRESGKGVGIYDENGACKDKEIEQVLKGIPSPDVLMWEAPHKEQQVHLLTTLGTDIHLGNIAPQDIISLEALRRGLRSDTLLLGKTAAEPNEALN, from the coding sequence ATGGAAGTGACATCTCGTTTGGATTGGCATCCGCAGCTCAGCGACCCGACCGGCGCCCGGAACGTAAAGCCGCGAACCTTAGGAAAAACGATGGTGATCGATAAAGGACTTGGCCTTCACGCTCTGCAAGATTTGATGGACACCGCCGCCGACTACATCGATCTGCTTAAAATCGGCTTCGGTACATCGCCCCTCTATAAAAAAAGCTTGCTGAAAACGAAAATCGACTTGGCCAAAGCAAACAACATCGTCGTTTATCCCGGAGGCACGTTCCTGGAAGTGGCCATCCGCCAAAACGCGATCGATTCGTTTTTCGATATGGTCGCCTACTTCGGCTTCAACGGAATCGAAGTATCCGACGGAACGATAGAAATCGACCGTAACCTGAGAAACGAGCTCATCTCCCGCGGAAAGGAATCCGACCTTACCGTCTTTACGGAATACGGAAAAAAATGCTGGGGTTCGACGATTGAACTTGAGGAATTGATCGAAACCGTGACGATCGATATGGAGCAAGGCGCCGATCTCGTGACGATCGAAGGACGCGAATCCGGCAAAGGTGTCGGTATTTACGACGAAAACGGGGCATGCAAAGACAAGGAAATCGAGCAAGTGCTCAAAGGGATTCCAAGCCCTGACGTGCTGATGTGGGAAGCGCCGCACAAGGAGCAGCAGGTACACCTTCTGACCACGCTCGGCACCGATATCCATTTGGGCAATATCGCTCCGCAGGATATCATTTCCCTGGAAGCGCTGCGGCGAGGACTTCGCTCCGACACGCTCCTGCTGGGCAAGACGGCCGCGGAACCGAACGAGGCGCTGAACTAA
- the spoIIIAE gene encoding stage III sporulation protein AE encodes MTGSLQTAVSGSMSGLTAAAPFDQVVREQAEHLPTDQVEQFWNKLVNEYGGFFPDSQTPSFMDLLTGAKQLSMTSALQSVLKYFFHEVLYNGKLLAAIVVLTIFSILLETLQSSFEKNAVSKIAYSICFLVLMIMAINSFSVAIGYAKGAINDMINFMVAVVPLLLTLLASMGNVVSVSVLHPLIIFMIHTVGTAIYAFVFPLLFFSAVLHIVSSLTDKYKVTQLANLLRNIGLGSLGVFITVFLGVISVQGAGGAVADGVTIRTAKYIAGNFVPVVGRLFADASETVIGASLLVKNAVGLVGVVIIILICAFPAIKIITLALIYNLCAAIMQPLGDNPMIACLETIGKSMVYVFAALAVVGLMFFLAITIMIAAGNVSVMVR; translated from the coding sequence ATGACGGGAAGCTTGCAAACGGCTGTATCCGGCAGCATGTCAGGCCTGACAGCGGCGGCTCCGTTCGATCAGGTCGTCAGGGAGCAGGCGGAGCATTTGCCTACGGATCAGGTTGAGCAATTTTGGAACAAGCTGGTCAACGAATACGGCGGATTTTTTCCCGACAGCCAAACCCCGAGCTTCATGGACCTGCTCACGGGGGCGAAGCAGCTGAGCATGACCTCGGCGCTGCAGAGCGTGCTCAAATACTTTTTTCACGAGGTTCTCTATAACGGCAAGCTGCTGGCGGCTATCGTCGTATTGACCATCTTCAGCATACTGCTCGAGACGCTGCAAAGCTCCTTTGAAAAAAACGCGGTGAGCAAAATCGCCTACTCGATCTGCTTTCTCGTGCTGATGATAATGGCGATCAACAGCTTCAGCGTAGCGATCGGGTATGCCAAGGGCGCGATCAATGACATGATCAACTTTATGGTGGCGGTCGTTCCGCTTCTGCTGACGCTGCTCGCTTCGATGGGCAATGTCGTTTCGGTGTCGGTGCTGCATCCGCTTATTATATTTATGATTCATACGGTAGGGACGGCGATTTACGCCTTCGTATTCCCGCTCTTGTTTTTTTCCGCCGTGCTGCATATCGTCAGTTCGCTGACGGACAAATACAAAGTAACCCAGCTCGCCAACCTGCTGCGCAACATCGGACTCGGTTCCTTGGGTGTATTCATCACCGTATTTCTCGGCGTCATCTCCGTGCAGGGGGCCGGCGGCGCCGTGGCGGACGGAGTCACGATCCGCACGGCGAAATACATTGCCGGCAACTTCGTTCCCGTCGTCGGCCGCCTGTTCGCAGATGCCTCCGAGACGGTCATCGGCGCTTCACTGCTTGTGAAGAATGCCGTCGGCCTCGTCGGCGTCGTCATCATCATCCTGATCTGTGCGTTTCCGGCCATCAAAATCATCACGCTCGCGCTCATCTACAATTTGTGTGCGGCCATCATGCAGCCGCTCGGCGACAATCCGATGATCGCTTGCCTGGAAACGATCGGGAAAAGCATGGTCTACGTGTTCGCCGCCCTGGCGGTCGTCGGATTGATGTTTTTCCTCGCCATTACGATCATGATCGCGGCGGGCAACGTCTCGGTCATGGTACGCTAA
- a CDS encoding 2-phosphosulfolactate phosphatase, translating to MNIQVISSVDEALSDGLAGNTVVVIDVLRATSTLITALVHGCAGVVPVETVQQAKQAQKPGDLLGGERFCQKIPGFDLGNSPFEYRPETVAGRNVILTTTNGTRAVQKSQKAAYILAGALLNASACAEKALELGKDITILCSGTGGVYSLEDGLCAGLLVEEMVRLAGPELQVGDFGLAMMYAYGQVKDRLTEALFNCYNGKRLTKLGFSEDILYCSRVNAVTLVPMYHNGVMK from the coding sequence ATGAACATTCAAGTCATTTCAAGCGTAGACGAAGCGCTTAGCGACGGGCTTGCCGGCAATACCGTCGTCGTCATCGATGTTCTGCGTGCGACAAGCACATTGATTACGGCGCTCGTCCATGGCTGCGCCGGCGTTGTCCCCGTGGAAACGGTACAGCAGGCGAAACAGGCGCAAAAGCCGGGGGACCTGCTCGGAGGCGAGCGATTTTGCCAAAAAATCCCTGGGTTCGATCTCGGCAATTCTCCTTTCGAGTACCGCCCGGAAACCGTAGCCGGCCGGAATGTCATTTTGACGACGACCAACGGCACCCGAGCCGTGCAAAAATCGCAAAAAGCCGCGTATATATTGGCCGGTGCGCTTCTGAACGCAAGCGCCTGTGCGGAAAAAGCGCTTGAACTCGGCAAGGATATCACTATTCTATGCTCGGGAACAGGCGGCGTATACAGCTTGGAGGACGGTCTGTGCGCAGGGCTGCTCGTGGAGGAAATGGTTCGCCTGGCAGGCCCGGAACTGCAGGTAGGCGATTTCGGCTTGGCGATGATGTATGCATACGGTCAAGTGAAGGATCGGCTGACCGAAGCTCTTTTCAACTGCTATAACGGAAAACGTCTGACAAAACTCGGCTTTTCGGAAGATATTTTGTACTGCTCGCGGGTCAATGCAGTAACGCTGGTTCCGATGTACCACAACGGCGTTATGAAATAA
- the spoIIIAA gene encoding stage III sporulation protein AA: MLESILAILPKTIKAIVQNLPIAVKEQLEEIRVRERRPLEIIYRGGYGFVSADSETGSAPDAAYRPSREDCASILELITRYSVYTFDEELRRGFITVQGGHRVGLAGRTVLEQGKVKQIKDVTGFNIRIARQAVDAGKMVLPYLIDPGLSSVHPTLIVSPPQQGKTTMLRDLARLISSGSGQDPPVHGRGLKVGIVDERSELAASVHGVPTFDVGPRTDVLDGCPKAEGMMMMIRSMSPDVLAVDEIGRPEDAIAIHEAVRAGIRVLATAHGNDLADIRSRPILRELMADGVFSRYVVLSRRRGAGTVEAVYDGQGARLDAVPSFSEGRRR; encoded by the coding sequence GTGCTTGAATCAATTCTAGCAATTCTACCAAAAACGATCAAAGCGATCGTGCAAAATCTACCAATCGCAGTCAAAGAGCAATTGGAAGAAATACGGGTCAGGGAGCGGCGCCCGCTGGAAATCATTTACCGCGGAGGATATGGCTTCGTAAGCGCGGATTCGGAAACAGGCAGCGCACCGGATGCGGCATACCGGCCTTCCCGTGAAGATTGCGCGTCGATTCTTGAGCTGATCACCCGGTACTCGGTATACACCTTCGACGAGGAGCTGCGCCGCGGCTTCATTACGGTCCAGGGAGGCCATAGAGTCGGACTGGCCGGGCGAACCGTGCTCGAGCAGGGCAAAGTCAAGCAGATCAAGGACGTCACGGGCTTCAACATCCGCATCGCCAGGCAAGCGGTCGACGCAGGCAAAATGGTGCTGCCGTACCTGATCGATCCCGGGCTCTCGTCGGTTCACCCGACCTTGATCGTATCTCCGCCCCAGCAGGGAAAAACGACGATGCTCCGGGACCTGGCGCGTCTGATCAGCAGCGGATCCGGCCAGGACCCTCCGGTCCATGGGAGGGGGTTAAAAGTCGGCATCGTCGACGAGCGTTCCGAACTGGCCGCCTCCGTTCACGGGGTGCCGACGTTTGACGTCGGCCCAAGAACGGACGTGCTGGATGGCTGTCCGAAAGCCGAAGGGATGATGATGATGATCCGCTCGATGTCTCCCGATGTGCTGGCCGTCGATGAAATCGGCCGCCCCGAAGACGCTATCGCCATTCACGAGGCGGTGCGCGCCGGCATTCGCGTGCTGGCGACGGCGCACGGGAACGATCTGGCCGATATACGCAGCCGGCCGATTTTGCGGGAGCTGATGGCGGACGGTGTATTCAGCCGCTATGTGGTGCTCAGCCGCAGGCGGGGGGCCGGCACCGTCGAAGCGGTCTATGACGGACAAGGAGCCAGGCTGGATGCGGTTCCTTCATTTTCCGAAGGCAGGAGGCGGTAA
- the spoIIIAG gene encoding stage III sporulation protein AG, whose protein sequence is MGKFIQLIEKWLGGGEGGTKRVQTFRWLILVGLIGAAFMILNSFIHIKELDPIGESRGSPPQSEKPAFLGSGGGKEQTSFREYEEAYEAQLRDILTKIVGVGDVEVLVTIESTEEVAVERNTQETQQTTNEKDQHGATRHVTDVTRRGEVVLYEVSGGKQPLILKTIKPKIRGVLVVARGAENLTVKKMISEAVERGLDVPAHRISILPRKQ, encoded by the coding sequence ATGGGCAAATTCATCCAACTGATCGAAAAATGGCTGGGAGGCGGGGAAGGCGGCACGAAGCGGGTACAGACGTTCCGCTGGCTCATCCTCGTTGGGCTGATCGGTGCAGCATTCATGATCCTGAATTCTTTTATCCATATAAAAGAACTCGACCCCATTGGCGAGAGCCGCGGCTCGCCGCCCCAGTCGGAGAAGCCGGCCTTTCTCGGCTCCGGCGGCGGCAAGGAGCAGACATCGTTTCGCGAATACGAGGAGGCTTACGAGGCTCAGCTCCGCGACATTTTGACCAAAATCGTCGGAGTCGGCGATGTCGAAGTGCTGGTGACGATCGAGTCCACCGAAGAAGTCGCCGTCGAGCGCAACACCCAGGAAACGCAGCAGACGACGAACGAAAAGGATCAGCACGGCGCGACCCGGCACGTCACCGATGTTACCCGGAGGGGAGAAGTCGTTCTCTACGAAGTATCCGGCGGCAAACAGCCGCTCATTCTGAAAACGATCAAGCCGAAAATTCGCGGTGTCCTGGTCGTAGCGCGAGGGGCCGAAAACCTGACGGTCAAAAAGATGATCAGCGAGGCGGTCGAACGCGGATTGGACGTACCCGCACACCGCATCTCGATATTGCCCCGCAAGCAGTAA
- the spoIIIAB gene encoding stage III sporulation protein SpoIIIAB, with product MLKLIGCVLILFSGTMFGFYQASLLSRRPKQIRQFIQAVQRLETEIVFGLTPLAEAFGKLSSQLTEPAAGLFRTAGERLAAASDCSAADIWREAAEEQFRLTAMKTGEKQILLQLGWALGRTDRDDQVKHLRLAVSQLQAEETGAIEEQKRYESMWKSLGILMGALVVILMY from the coding sequence ATGCTGAAGCTGATCGGCTGCGTGCTTATATTGTTTTCCGGCACGATGTTCGGCTTTTATCAGGCATCGCTGCTCTCCCGCAGGCCGAAACAAATACGGCAGTTCATTCAGGCGGTGCAGCGGCTCGAGACGGAAATCGTCTTCGGTCTCACGCCGCTTGCGGAGGCGTTCGGCAAGCTGTCGTCGCAGCTCACGGAGCCGGCGGCAGGGCTGTTTCGCACCGCCGGGGAACGGCTGGCCGCCGCTTCGGACTGCTCGGCCGCAGACATTTGGCGGGAGGCCGCGGAAGAACAGTTCAGGCTCACCGCGATGAAAACCGGAGAGAAGCAAATATTGCTTCAGCTGGGCTGGGCGCTTGGAAGAACCGACCGGGACGATCAGGTGAAGCATCTTCGGCTGGCGGTCAGCCAGCTGCAGGCGGAGGAGACAGGGGCGATCGAAGAGCAGAAACGGTACGAAAGCATGTGGAAAAGCCTGGGGATCCTGATGGGCGCGCTTGTGGTCATTTTAATGTATTAG
- the spoIIIAF gene encoding stage III sporulation protein AF, which yields MEWLGGWLRQIVLVILLATFIDLILPSSTMQRYVKTVISLFILLTLLNPVFGLLHDKWDPDRLIAEATAAGERSSGGSGGALPSLNAIERQSDQLREMQNRQSRRLVEEQLAARMKENIEKQSGMAVKSVRVTTVQDEKGQASIGNVLIALQEQGTGKPQAGKPGNDISIEPVQPVNINIQPLKTEAGAKPAQSASSPKEEQTKAAVLNLLRQEWQLKPEQVDITFEKK from the coding sequence ATGGAATGGCTCGGCGGGTGGCTGCGGCAAATCGTTCTGGTCATCCTGCTGGCGACATTTATCGATTTGATCCTCCCGAGCAGCACGATGCAGAGGTACGTAAAAACAGTCATCAGCCTGTTCATTCTGCTGACGCTGCTGAATCCGGTGTTCGGGCTGCTTCACGACAAATGGGATCCGGACCGGCTGATCGCCGAGGCGACTGCGGCCGGGGAAAGAAGTTCGGGCGGCAGCGGCGGGGCTTTGCCTTCGCTAAATGCGATCGAGCGGCAGTCCGATCAGCTCAGGGAGATGCAAAACCGGCAATCTCGCCGGCTTGTGGAAGAGCAGCTTGCGGCCCGCATGAAAGAGAACATCGAGAAGCAAAGCGGCATGGCGGTCAAGAGCGTACGCGTGACTACCGTCCAGGATGAGAAAGGCCAAGCTTCCATCGGGAACGTACTCATCGCTTTACAGGAACAGGGTACCGGCAAACCCCAAGCGGGAAAACCAGGCAATGACATCAGCATTGAGCCGGTCCAGCCTGTCAACATAAATATCCAGCCTCTCAAAACGGAGGCCGGCGCCAAACCTGCCCAATCGGCGTCGTCGCCGAAGGAGGAGCAGACCAAAGCCGCCGTGCTGAACCTGCTTCGCCAGGAATGGCAGCTAAAGCCGGAACAGGTCGACATTACTTTTGAAAAAAAATGA
- a CDS encoding YqhV family protein, producing the protein MWETFNKVVLGMASLRMLSGSVEIIAALLMLRFNQIDKALMVNSGLAMVGPLVLLTTTTIGLVGLADKLSFGKMLWVLLGVSFIFIGILKK; encoded by the coding sequence TTGTGGGAGACGTTTAACAAGGTGGTGCTCGGCATGGCGAGCCTCAGAATGCTCTCGGGAAGCGTGGAAATCATCGCGGCATTGCTGATGCTTCGCTTCAATCAGATTGACAAGGCGCTGATGGTCAATTCGGGACTTGCCATGGTCGGCCCCCTCGTCTTGCTGACCACGACGACGATCGGCCTCGTAGGTCTAGCGGACAAACTATCATTTGGCAAAATGCTGTGGGTGCTGCTCGGCGTTTCTTTCATTTTTATCGGAATCTTGAAAAAGTAA
- the spoIIIAC gene encoding stage III sporulation protein AC has translation MNVDVNAIFQIAGIGIIVAMIHTVLKQMGKEDMAHWVTVIGFVVVLFMVVSLLDSLFKEIKTIFLFQ, from the coding sequence ATGAACGTCGATGTGAACGCGATATTCCAGATCGCCGGCATCGGAATTATCGTCGCCATGATCCATACGGTGCTTAAGCAGATGGGGAAAGAGGACATGGCCCATTGGGTGACGGTGATCGGATTCGTCGTAGTTCTGTTTATGGTCGTAAGCCTGCTCGACAGCCTGTTTAAAGAGATCAAGACCATCTTTCTTTTTCAGTAA
- a CDS encoding SpoIIIAH-like family protein codes for MNAKRQTVWLVSMLSLMVVLSAYYLFTEDVNQLEFTGTGVKQGSEIKVTTNEHSTSGTEAKSSGAGTDAAADAKAAAPTDAKTDAKASSTGTVDASKQNAGAADSKASSVKTDAKTDSKSTAAQTQTGTDAAKSDAKILDQVKAQATSGSDFFVSQQLKRNEEMGKQTEKLMTIITDSKQNTEAVSKAYEDLRKLEDKEAKITNLEESLMKDFPQVFVNEEASKWKIVVQTNKLEKSQAVSIVDKVMKEMSVGPENIVVQYMP; via the coding sequence ATGAATGCAAAAAGACAAACGGTTTGGCTGGTATCGATGCTCAGCTTGATGGTGGTCCTTTCCGCTTATTACTTGTTCACGGAAGACGTGAACCAGCTCGAGTTTACCGGCACAGGCGTTAAGCAGGGCAGCGAAATCAAAGTGACGACGAATGAACACAGCACTTCGGGCACCGAGGCGAAATCGTCCGGAGCAGGCACGGATGCGGCAGCAGACGCGAAAGCTGCCGCTCCGACGGACGCGAAAACCGACGCCAAAGCAAGCTCGACCGGGACTGTGGATGCTTCCAAGCAAAACGCGGGGGCTGCGGATTCCAAAGCAAGCAGCGTGAAAACCGATGCGAAAACGGACTCCAAATCGACGGCGGCGCAAACGCAGACCGGCACGGATGCGGCTAAATCCGACGCCAAAATACTCGACCAGGTGAAGGCGCAGGCGACGTCCGGTTCCGACTTTTTCGTCAGCCAGCAACTGAAGCGCAACGAAGAAATGGGCAAGCAGACGGAAAAGCTGATGACGATCATCACCGACTCCAAGCAAAACACCGAAGCGGTTTCGAAAGCCTATGAGGATCTGCGGAAGCTCGAGGATAAGGAAGCGAAAATCACCAATCTCGAAGAAAGCCTGATGAAGGATTTCCCGCAAGTCTTTGTGAACGAAGAAGCGAGCAAATGGAAAATTGTCGTTCAGACAAACAAGCTGGAAAAAAGCCAGGCGGTCAGCATCGTCGACAAAGTGATGAAAGAAATGAGCGTAGGCCCGGAAAATATCGTCGTTCAGTATATGCCTTAA
- the spoIIIAD gene encoding stage III sporulation protein AD: MEMIQIVGIGLIATILILIIKEQKPMFAFLLTAFTGIALFLMLIGKISSVIQVLEDLAVKSNINMIFLKTILKIIGIAYIAEFGAQIVRDAGQESIASKIELAGKILIMVMAIPIVSVIIETVVKMIPA, encoded by the coding sequence TTGGAAATGATTCAGATCGTGGGTATCGGACTGATCGCCACCATATTGATATTGATCATCAAGGAACAGAAGCCGATGTTCGCCTTTTTGCTTACCGCTTTTACAGGCATAGCGCTGTTCCTCATGCTGATCGGCAAAATCTCTTCCGTCATTCAGGTGTTGGAAGATTTGGCGGTAAAGTCCAACATCAACATGATCTTTTTGAAAACGATATTGAAAATCATCGGTATCGCGTATATCGCGGAATTCGGAGCCCAAATCGTACGCGATGCGGGGCAAGAATCGATCGCTTCCAAAATCGAGCTGGCCGGAAAAATTTTAATCATGGTGATGGCCATTCCGATCGTGTCCGTCATCATAGAAACGGTTGTGAAAATGATTCCGGCTTAA
- the accB gene encoding acetyl-CoA carboxylase biotin carboxyl carrier protein — protein MFKLSEIKELIKLVDQSTLQELEIESEGSRLFIRKPNKTESVIVAPAQVQPAYAPVLAHPRAEQPGTDALAAAPAPAAEKKAAADPNLHTIVSPMVGTFYQAPSPGAPAFVSKGDRVNEKTVVCIVEAMKLMNEIEAEVRGEIVEVLAENGQLVEYGQPLFLVKPE, from the coding sequence TTGTTTAAGCTTAGCGAGATTAAAGAATTAATTAAACTGGTCGATCAATCTACTTTGCAAGAGCTTGAAATCGAAAGCGAAGGGTCGCGCCTTTTCATTCGCAAGCCTAATAAAACCGAATCCGTCATCGTCGCGCCTGCGCAGGTTCAACCAGCATATGCGCCGGTTTTGGCGCATCCCCGCGCGGAGCAGCCGGGCACGGACGCACTGGCGGCGGCGCCTGCGCCTGCCGCGGAGAAGAAAGCGGCAGCCGACCCAAATTTACATACAATCGTCTCTCCGATGGTAGGAACTTTTTACCAAGCACCGTCTCCGGGCGCGCCCGCATTCGTATCGAAAGGAGACCGTGTGAACGAGAAGACGGTCGTATGTATCGTCGAAGCGATGAAGCTGATGAACGAAATCGAAGCCGAAGTGAGAGGCGAAATCGTCGAGGTGCTCGCGGAAAACGGCCAGCTCGTCGAGTACGGACAACCTCTTTTCCTAGTTAAACCGGAGTAA
- a CDS encoding IS1182 family transposase (programmed frameshift), whose amino-acid sequence MLRSNPNVQNEYELVCIEELVHPDHPLRKVHKHIDFSFILDLVRPYYCEDNGRPSADPIMLFKMLLIGYLDGIRSERRLEREVFSNNAYRWFLGLGLKDRVPDHSTLSYFRERLQEGDVLQQIFDRVVLLAIQHRLVAGRVLITDSTHLKANANKRKFVQEEVTKSTKAYMEELDEAIRADREAHGKKPLKPREEVEETKLTKVSTTDPESGYMVRDGKPEGFFYLDHRTVDHKYNIIMDVHVTAGNVHDSVPYIERLEHIIKKFKFEKTLEAVALDAGYFTSHICKKLQDKKIYAVIGGRAFTPVKGLMAKWRFKYDAENNVYICPQKHELKYTTTDREGYRQYKSDPNHCANCPMLKECTRSRNHQKVITRHVWQDSKEWVKQNGRSKSGKYLYRLRYQTIERSFADAKELHGLRYCRFRGRNKVQQQALLTALCQNIKKIANILAKRAG is encoded by the exons ATGCTTCGCTCTAATCCGAATGTCCAAAATGAATATGAATTGGTGTGTATCGAGGAACTGGTTCATCCAGATCATCCTCTTCGTAAAGTACATAAGCATATCGACTTTTCCTTTATTCTCGACTTAGTCCGTCCTTATTACTGCGAGGATAATGGACGTCCCTCGGCAGATCCCATCATGCTTTTCAAGATGCTATTGATCGGGTATCTTGACGGCATTCGCTCCGAACGACGGTTGGAAAGAGAGGTTTTCTCTAATAATGCTTATCGATGGTTTCTGGGGCTTGGGCTCAAGGATCGCGTGCCGGATCATAGCACCCTTAGCTACTTTCGTGAACGTCTTCAAGAAGGCGATGTACTTCAACAAATCTTCGACCGGGTCGTTCTGCTTGCTATTCAACATCGTCTCGTTGCCGGTCGGGTACTTATCACCGACTCAACTCATCTTAAGGCCAATGCGAATAAACGAAAGTTTGTTCAAGAGGAAGTAACCAAGAGTACGAAGGCCTACATGGAAGAACTGGACGAAGCAATTCGTGCCGATCGCGAGGCTCATGGAAAAAAGC CTTTAAAGCCACGAGAGGAGGTGGAAGAAACCAAACTAACGAAGGTAAGCACAACCGATCCGGAGAGCGGTTATATGGTGCGGGACGGTAAGCCGGAAGGCTTTTTCTATCTCGATCATCGGACCGTCGACCACAAATACAACATCATCATGGATGTCCACGTCACTGCCGGCAATGTTCACGATTCTGTCCCTTACATAGAGCGTTTGGAACATATCATCAAGAAGTTTAAATTCGAAAAAACACTGGAAGCCGTCGCACTGGATGCAGGTTACTTCACGTCGCACATTTGCAAAAAGCTTCAAGACAAGAAAATATACGCGGTCATCGGAGGTAGAGCCTTTACCCCAGTTAAAGGATTAATGGCTAAGTGGCGATTTAAGTATGATGCGGAGAACAATGTGTATATATGTCCACAAAAACACGAATTGAAATATACGACAACGGATCGCGAAGGCTACAGACAGTATAAGTCGGATCCGAATCATTGTGCGAACTGCCCCATGCTCAAAGAATGTACCCGGTCCCGGAATCACCAAAAAGTCATCACCAGGCATGTATGGCAGGATAGTAAAGAGTGGGTAAAACAAAACGGTAGAAGCAAGTCCGGCAAATATCTCTACCGCTTACGATACCAGACGATTGAGCGAAGCTTCGCGGATGCCAAAGAGCTCCATGGGCTTCGCTACTGCCGGTTCCGCGGCCGAAACAAAGTGCAGCAGCAAGCATTACTGACTGCACTATGTCAAAACATTAAAAAGATCGCCAATATCCTGGCTAAAAGGGCCGGATAA